In Ctenopharyngodon idella isolate HZGC_01 chromosome 1, HZGC01, whole genome shotgun sequence, a single genomic region encodes these proteins:
- the radil gene encoding ras-associating and dilute domain-containing protein isoform X2 has translation MFYGSSSASMSLPSKNRLKRQSRTFTQVLYRTLSYRDRRSVTDLPEQVRDDPAELSTQSSAPGVLKIFGDEISAGANYKSVLATPRSSAQELIKEALERYSLNKASACSYVLCDVIGRFEGPERRWRTECLRALGNNEKPLLLQDLWKPKEGYSRRFELRRRAEVEELAAKEKDTVTAGTHTNSPVLSSTLSRSGHGRCHRSSPRGWRLIQPCTTIVKDINAQARKLQRNRAKGTMTLQHGSSFCRSLSETSLNLVGLPGEEPKRYYSTLPGPIRTRSTRDAEIRKDGGGVKHSLYQSPHLLLLQGYNQQDCLVYLLNREQHTVGQETASARPNICLSSPDVLPLHCRIRRAVQRRSSSDQRLLLEPVAHGNVLVNFMRIERPTPLRHGDLLSFGAHYIFLYKDPLSAKPLPAQTLTRLRALARLCDSESGGVPEKGEACRMCGAVLHEPVASRRSSKAPARGAQKRKLALEFERAHEDALVNRVLTLIEPSGDDHKLTPAYLLCLCIKHSANTFPPGSFGKLLLKIAKRIQTIAWEKTKELAQKQAQHQDPASLSLLSISDLVPDLQFIFFWMSNAIEILYFIQQKSPAYMQTIELMDDKAGSKESLLSATISANEEAMTILEEVIMYTFQQCVYYITKTLYVVMPGLLDCNPFGTESSSEQCRRAAGVCVCAVCVMPEAVRRVVSVFQTTSDLLQQYQVHSEIQSQMFAYLFFFTNVSLFNQLIDKGPARGWFQRSRVLQIQASVKMLMDWAKGAGHNHLAQKFFAKFCSAVSILATPPQQLSQISWKSLCAEHPSLKPVQLHRILTQYQLMAELGPLPIWQPSSEDEAYIYRTVDLLESFENHPPIVLPSAGFKVDLESDCVEDSIYRQLLYVRHFLWGLRTKTHPSNGCSDRQEAQREPPQPHSNSHPAPPLRGEGEGEVRGSSAGLGGRGEGAGAEERPRDKPPHSIHHRNGTSIRYANQTQATDSSCILTPPNTPLYPEHTYIHSNTQSNPVHYPEHASQEHTHTHSHTKSNGCMRSTPEHKKINGFISNGIEGPLSGCGFPFPVPVSHLGPNSDDICSVFVVDLDKGPYGLGMGLIDGLHTPLNSPGIYIRTLIPDGPAAADGRLCIGDRILAVNGTSLIGADYQSAVDLIRLGGGRLRFLVAKSDLEVSEKISASSC, from the exons ATGTTCTACGGTTCCTCATCTGCCAGCATGTCTCTGCCATCCAAGAACCGCCTGAAGCGCCAGAGTCGCACTTTTACGCAGGTTCTGTACCGGACACTGAGTTATCGGGATCGTCGCTCTGTGACCGACCTACCTGAGCAGGTACGGGACGATCCAGCTGAGCTTTCCACCCAGTCATCTGCACCAGGTGTGCTGAAGATATTTGGTGATGAAATCAGCGCTGGCGCTAACTACAAAAGCGTCCTTGCCACACCTCGTTCCAGCGCCCAAGAGTTGATCAAAGAGGCGCTTGAGCGCTACTCTCTAAACAAGGCCTCGGCCTGTAGCTATGTGTTATGTGACGTGATTGGACGGTTCGAGGGCCCAGAGCGACGGTGGCGGACTGAATGTCTTCGGGCGCTCGGGAACAACGAAAAGCCCCTCCTCTTGCAGGACCTCTGGAAGCCAAAGGAGGGTTACTCTCGTCGCTTTGAGCTCAGACGAAGAGCTGAGGTCGAGGAACTGGCAGCAAAAGAGAAGGACACAGTCACTGCAG GGACCCACACAAACTCCCCTGTGCTATCTTCAACCTTGAGTAGAAGCGGGCATGGTAGATGCCATCGGAGCTCCCCCCGGGGCTGGCGTTTGATACAGCCCTGTACAACTATTGTAAAAG ATATCAATGCTCAAGCGAGGAAGCTACAAAGAAACCGTGCTAAAGGAACAATGACACTCCAGCATGGCTCCTCATTTTGCCGCAGCCTCAGTGAAACCAGCCTTAACTTGGTGGGACTGCCTGGTGAGGAACCTAAGAGGTACTACTCCACCCTCCCAGGGCCAATCAGAACACGCTCCACACGGGACGCTGAGATCCGTAAAGATGGTGGAGGAGTTAAACACTCTCTCTACCAATCTCCACACTTGCTGCTCCTTCAAGGGTACAACCAACAG GATTGCCTGGTTTACCTGTTGAATCGAGAGCAACACACAGTTGGTCAGGAAACAGCATCAGCACGGCCAAATATCTGCCTGTCATCTCCGGATGTGCTTCCACTTCACTGCCGAATACGTCGTGCTGTGCAACGGCGTTCTTCCTCGGACCAGCGGTTACTCCTGGAACCTGTCGCCCATGGCAATGTTCTGGTTAACTTCATGCGTATTGAGCGGCCCACTCCACTACGTCATGGGGATTTGCTGTCCTTTGGTGCTCATTACATCTTCCTGTACAAAGACCCGCTGAGTGCGAAACCTCTTCCTGCCCAGACTCTCACTCGACTCCGGGCGCTGGCCCGACTCTGCGACAGCGAGTCGGGGGGTGTGCCTGAGAAAGGAGAGGCATGTCGTATGTGTGGAGCTGTATTACATGAACCAGTGGCGTCTCGGCGCAGCTCTAAGGCTCCGGCGCGAGGTGCACAGAAACGAAAGCTTGCATTGGAATTTGAGCGGGCTCACGAGGACGCGCTGGTGAACCGGGTGCTGACACTTATTGAGCCGAGCGGGGATGACCACAAGCTGACACCAGCATATTTGCTTTGTCTATGCATCAAGCACTCAGCTAATACATTTCCACCTGGCAGCTTCGGTAAACTACTGCTGAAAATTGCCAAGAGGATTCAGACCATAGCATGG GAGAAGACAAAGGAGTTGGCACAGAAGCAAGCTCAGCA TCAAGATCCTGCCTCCCTGTCTCTGCTCAGCATCTCAGACCTAGTACCTGATCTCCAGTTCATTTTCTTCTGGATGTCCAATGCCATCgaaatactgtattttatccAGCAGAAGTCTCCTGCGTACATGCAGACTATTGAGCTGATGGACGATAAAG CAGGATCTAAAGAATCTCTCCTCTCAGCAACAATATCAGCAAACGAAGAGGCGATGACCATACTAGAGGAAGTGATCATGTACACCTTTCAGCAGTGTGTCTACTACATCACTAAG ACTTTGTACGTTGTGATGCCAGGCCTGTTGGACTGTAACCCGTTTGGGACGGAGTCTTCATCAGAGCAGTGCCGGCGCGCtgctggagtgtgtgtgtgtgctgtgtgtgtgatgcCAGAGGCGGTTCGCAGGGTGGTGAGTGTGTTTCAGACTACATCAGACCTGCTGCAACAGTACCAGGTTCATTCAGAGATTCAGAGTCAAATGTTCGCCTACCTCTTCTTCTTCACCAATGTCTCACTCTTCAATCAACTCATCGATAAAG GCCCCGCACGCGGCTGGTTTCAGCGTTCTCGGGTCCTGCAGATCCAGGCTAGTGTGAAGATGCTGATGGACTGGGCTAAAGGGGCGGGGCATAATCATCTCGCACAGAAATTCTTTGCCAAGTTCTGTAGTGCAGTGAGCATCCTGGCCACGCCCCCACAACAGCTTTCACAG ATCAGTTGGAAATCTTTGTGTGCCGAGCATCCGTCCCTGAAGCCTGTCCAGCTACACAGAATCCTCACACAGTACCAGCTCATGGCTGAGCTCGGCCCTTTACCAATCTGGCAACCCAGCAGTGAAGATGAGGCCTATATCTACAGAACAG TTGATCTACTGGAGAGTTTTGAGAACCACCCTCCTATTGTGCTGCCGAGTGCTGGATTTAAGGTGGACCTGGAGAGTGATTGTGTGGAGGACAGTATATACCGCCAGCTGCTTTACGTTCGTCACTTCCTGTGGGGCCTTCGCACCAAGACCCATCCTTCTAATGGCTGCTCAGACCGGCAGGAAGCTCag CGTGAGCCTCCTCAGCCTCACTCCAATTCACATCCAGCACCTCCTCTGCGTGGGGAGGGAGAAGGGGAGGTGCGGGGCTCCTCCGCGGGGCTCGGAGGAAGGGGAGAGGGAGCGGGAGCTGAGGAACGACCCCGAGACAAACCACCACACAGCATTCACCACAGAAACGGGACCAGCATCCGTTACGCCAACCAAACCCAAGCGACAGACTCTTCCTGTATACTGACTCCACCAAACACGCCCCTCTATCCGGAACACACGTATATACACTCCAACACACAGTCCAATCCAGTCCACTACCCTGAGCATGCTTCACAagagcacacacatacacactctcacacaaagTCCAATGGTTGCATGCGTTCAACTCCAGAGCACAAGAAAATCAATGGCTTCATCAGCAATGGCATTGAAG GCCCTTTGAGTGGTTGTGGTTTTCCTTTCCCTGTCCCTGTCTCTCATCTGGGCCCAAACTCTGATGATATCTGTTCCGTCTTTGTAGTGGATCTGGATAAAGGACCATACGGCCTGGGAATGGGACTTATCGATGGACTT CACACCCCTCTGAACTCTCCTGGAATCTACATCAGGACACTGATTCCAGATGGACCGGCTGCTGCAGATGGGCGACTTTGCATTGGTGACAGAATcctggcagtgaatgggaccagtCTCATTGGAGCAGACTATCAGAG TGCTGTGGATTTGATTCGTCTGGGTGGAGGACGGCTCCGGTTTCTTGTCGCCAAATCAGATCTTGAAGTATCAGAGAAGATCAGTGCCTCTTCCTGCTGA
- the radil gene encoding ras-associating and dilute domain-containing protein isoform X5 yields MFYGSSSASMSLPSKNRLKRQSRTFTQVLYRTLSYRDRRSVTDLPEQVRDDPAELSTQSSAPGVLKIFGDEISAGANYKSVLATPRSSAQELIKEALERYSLNKASACSYVLCDVIGRFEGPERRWRTECLRALGNNEKPLLLQDLWKPKEGYSRRFELRRRAEVEELAAKEKDTVTADINAQARKLQRNRAKGTMTLQHGSSFCRSLSETSLNLVGLPGEEPKRYYSTLPGPIRTRSTRDAEIRKDGGGVKHSLYQSPHLLLLQGYNQQDCLVYLLNREQHTVGQETASARPNICLSSPDVLPLHCRIRRAVQRRSSSDQRLLLEPVAHGNVLVNFMRIERPTPLRHGDLLSFGAHYIFLYKDPLSAKPLPAQTLTRLRALARLCDSESGGVPEKGEACRMCGAVLHEPVASRRSSKAPARGAQKRKLALEFERAHEDALVNRVLTLIEPSGDDHKLTPAYLLCLCIKHSANTFPPGSFGKLLLKIAKRIQTIAWEKTKELAQKQAQHQDPASLSLLSISDLVPDLQFIFFWMSNAIEILYFIQQKSPAYMQTIELMDDKAGSKESLLSATISANEEAMTILEEVIMYTFQQCVYYITKTLYVVMPGLLDCNPFGTESSSEQCRRAAGVCVCAVCVMPEAVRRVVSVFQTTSDLLQQYQVHSEIQSQMFAYLFFFTNVSLFNQLIDKGPARGWFQRSRVLQIQASVKMLMDWAKGAGHNHLAQKFFAKFCSAVSILATPPQQLSQISWKSLCAEHPSLKPVQLHRILTQYQLMAELGPLPIWQPSSEDEAYIYRTVDLLESFENHPPIVLPSAGFKVDLESDCVEDSIYRQLLYVRHFLWGLRTKTHPSNGCSDRQEAQREPPQPHSNSHPAPPLRGEGEGEVRGSSAGLGGRGEGAGAEERPRDKPPHSIHHRNGTSIRYANQTQATDSSCILTPPNTPLYPEHTYIHSNTQSNPVHYPEHASQEHTHTHSHTKSNGCMRSTPEHKKINGFISNGIEGPLSGCGFPFPVPVSHLGPNSDDICSVFVVDLDKGPYGLGMGLIDGLHTPLNSPGIYIRTLIPDGPAAADGRLCIGDRILAVNGTSLIGADYQSAVDLIRLGGGRLRFLVAKSDLEVSEKISASSC; encoded by the exons ATGTTCTACGGTTCCTCATCTGCCAGCATGTCTCTGCCATCCAAGAACCGCCTGAAGCGCCAGAGTCGCACTTTTACGCAGGTTCTGTACCGGACACTGAGTTATCGGGATCGTCGCTCTGTGACCGACCTACCTGAGCAGGTACGGGACGATCCAGCTGAGCTTTCCACCCAGTCATCTGCACCAGGTGTGCTGAAGATATTTGGTGATGAAATCAGCGCTGGCGCTAACTACAAAAGCGTCCTTGCCACACCTCGTTCCAGCGCCCAAGAGTTGATCAAAGAGGCGCTTGAGCGCTACTCTCTAAACAAGGCCTCGGCCTGTAGCTATGTGTTATGTGACGTGATTGGACGGTTCGAGGGCCCAGAGCGACGGTGGCGGACTGAATGTCTTCGGGCGCTCGGGAACAACGAAAAGCCCCTCCTCTTGCAGGACCTCTGGAAGCCAAAGGAGGGTTACTCTCGTCGCTTTGAGCTCAGACGAAGAGCTGAGGTCGAGGAACTGGCAGCAAAAGAGAAGGACACAGTCACTGCAG ATATCAATGCTCAAGCGAGGAAGCTACAAAGAAACCGTGCTAAAGGAACAATGACACTCCAGCATGGCTCCTCATTTTGCCGCAGCCTCAGTGAAACCAGCCTTAACTTGGTGGGACTGCCTGGTGAGGAACCTAAGAGGTACTACTCCACCCTCCCAGGGCCAATCAGAACACGCTCCACACGGGACGCTGAGATCCGTAAAGATGGTGGAGGAGTTAAACACTCTCTCTACCAATCTCCACACTTGCTGCTCCTTCAAGGGTACAACCAACAG GATTGCCTGGTTTACCTGTTGAATCGAGAGCAACACACAGTTGGTCAGGAAACAGCATCAGCACGGCCAAATATCTGCCTGTCATCTCCGGATGTGCTTCCACTTCACTGCCGAATACGTCGTGCTGTGCAACGGCGTTCTTCCTCGGACCAGCGGTTACTCCTGGAACCTGTCGCCCATGGCAATGTTCTGGTTAACTTCATGCGTATTGAGCGGCCCACTCCACTACGTCATGGGGATTTGCTGTCCTTTGGTGCTCATTACATCTTCCTGTACAAAGACCCGCTGAGTGCGAAACCTCTTCCTGCCCAGACTCTCACTCGACTCCGGGCGCTGGCCCGACTCTGCGACAGCGAGTCGGGGGGTGTGCCTGAGAAAGGAGAGGCATGTCGTATGTGTGGAGCTGTATTACATGAACCAGTGGCGTCTCGGCGCAGCTCTAAGGCTCCGGCGCGAGGTGCACAGAAACGAAAGCTTGCATTGGAATTTGAGCGGGCTCACGAGGACGCGCTGGTGAACCGGGTGCTGACACTTATTGAGCCGAGCGGGGATGACCACAAGCTGACACCAGCATATTTGCTTTGTCTATGCATCAAGCACTCAGCTAATACATTTCCACCTGGCAGCTTCGGTAAACTACTGCTGAAAATTGCCAAGAGGATTCAGACCATAGCATGG GAGAAGACAAAGGAGTTGGCACAGAAGCAAGCTCAGCA TCAAGATCCTGCCTCCCTGTCTCTGCTCAGCATCTCAGACCTAGTACCTGATCTCCAGTTCATTTTCTTCTGGATGTCCAATGCCATCgaaatactgtattttatccAGCAGAAGTCTCCTGCGTACATGCAGACTATTGAGCTGATGGACGATAAAG CAGGATCTAAAGAATCTCTCCTCTCAGCAACAATATCAGCAAACGAAGAGGCGATGACCATACTAGAGGAAGTGATCATGTACACCTTTCAGCAGTGTGTCTACTACATCACTAAG ACTTTGTACGTTGTGATGCCAGGCCTGTTGGACTGTAACCCGTTTGGGACGGAGTCTTCATCAGAGCAGTGCCGGCGCGCtgctggagtgtgtgtgtgtgctgtgtgtgtgatgcCAGAGGCGGTTCGCAGGGTGGTGAGTGTGTTTCAGACTACATCAGACCTGCTGCAACAGTACCAGGTTCATTCAGAGATTCAGAGTCAAATGTTCGCCTACCTCTTCTTCTTCACCAATGTCTCACTCTTCAATCAACTCATCGATAAAG GCCCCGCACGCGGCTGGTTTCAGCGTTCTCGGGTCCTGCAGATCCAGGCTAGTGTGAAGATGCTGATGGACTGGGCTAAAGGGGCGGGGCATAATCATCTCGCACAGAAATTCTTTGCCAAGTTCTGTAGTGCAGTGAGCATCCTGGCCACGCCCCCACAACAGCTTTCACAG ATCAGTTGGAAATCTTTGTGTGCCGAGCATCCGTCCCTGAAGCCTGTCCAGCTACACAGAATCCTCACACAGTACCAGCTCATGGCTGAGCTCGGCCCTTTACCAATCTGGCAACCCAGCAGTGAAGATGAGGCCTATATCTACAGAACAG TTGATCTACTGGAGAGTTTTGAGAACCACCCTCCTATTGTGCTGCCGAGTGCTGGATTTAAGGTGGACCTGGAGAGTGATTGTGTGGAGGACAGTATATACCGCCAGCTGCTTTACGTTCGTCACTTCCTGTGGGGCCTTCGCACCAAGACCCATCCTTCTAATGGCTGCTCAGACCGGCAGGAAGCTCag CGTGAGCCTCCTCAGCCTCACTCCAATTCACATCCAGCACCTCCTCTGCGTGGGGAGGGAGAAGGGGAGGTGCGGGGCTCCTCCGCGGGGCTCGGAGGAAGGGGAGAGGGAGCGGGAGCTGAGGAACGACCCCGAGACAAACCACCACACAGCATTCACCACAGAAACGGGACCAGCATCCGTTACGCCAACCAAACCCAAGCGACAGACTCTTCCTGTATACTGACTCCACCAAACACGCCCCTCTATCCGGAACACACGTATATACACTCCAACACACAGTCCAATCCAGTCCACTACCCTGAGCATGCTTCACAagagcacacacatacacactctcacacaaagTCCAATGGTTGCATGCGTTCAACTCCAGAGCACAAGAAAATCAATGGCTTCATCAGCAATGGCATTGAAG GCCCTTTGAGTGGTTGTGGTTTTCCTTTCCCTGTCCCTGTCTCTCATCTGGGCCCAAACTCTGATGATATCTGTTCCGTCTTTGTAGTGGATCTGGATAAAGGACCATACGGCCTGGGAATGGGACTTATCGATGGACTT CACACCCCTCTGAACTCTCCTGGAATCTACATCAGGACACTGATTCCAGATGGACCGGCTGCTGCAGATGGGCGACTTTGCATTGGTGACAGAATcctggcagtgaatgggaccagtCTCATTGGAGCAGACTATCAGAG TGCTGTGGATTTGATTCGTCTGGGTGGAGGACGGCTCCGGTTTCTTGTCGCCAAATCAGATCTTGAAGTATCAGAGAAGATCAGTGCCTCTTCCTGCTGA
- the radil gene encoding ras-associating and dilute domain-containing protein isoform X1, with protein MFYGSSSASMSLPSKNRLKRQSRTFTQVLYRTLSYRDRRSVTDLPEQVRDDPAELSTQSSAPGVLKIFGDEISAGANYKSVLATPRSSAQELIKEALERYSLNKASACSYVLCDVIGRFEGPERRWRTECLRALGNNEKPLLLQDLWKPKEGYSRRFELRRRAEVEELAAKEKDTVTAGTHTNSPVLSSTLSRSGHGRCHRSSPRGWRLIQPCTTIVKDINAQARKLQRNRAKGTMTLQHGSSFCRSLSETSLNLVGLPGEEPKRYYSTLPGPIRTRSTRDAEIRKDGGGVKHSLYQSPHLLLLQGYNQQDCLVYLLNREQHTVGQETASARPNICLSSPDVLPLHCRIRRAVQRRSSSDQRLLLEPVAHGNVLVNFMRIERPTPLRHGDLLSFGAHYIFLYKDPLSAKPLPAQTLTRLRALARLCDSESGGVPEKGEACRMCGAVLHEPVASRRSSKAPARGAQKRKLALEFERAHEDALVNRVLTLIEPSGDDHKLTPAYLLCLCIKHSANTFPPGSFGKLLLKIAKRIQTIAWEKTKELAQKQAQHQDPASLSLLSISDLVPDLQFIFFWMSNAIEILYFIQQKSPAYMQTIELMDDKAGSKESLLSATISANEEAMTILEEVIMYTFQQCVYYITKTLYVVMPGLLDCNPFGTESSSEQCRRAAGVCVCAVCVMPEAVRRVVSVFQTTSDLLQQYQVHSEIQSQMFAYLFFFTNVSLFNQLIDKGPARGWFQRSRVLQIQASVKMLMDWAKGAGHNHLAQKFFAKFCSAVSILATPPQQLSQVTPISWKSLCAEHPSLKPVQLHRILTQYQLMAELGPLPIWQPSSEDEAYIYRTVDLLESFENHPPIVLPSAGFKVDLESDCVEDSIYRQLLYVRHFLWGLRTKTHPSNGCSDRQEAQREPPQPHSNSHPAPPLRGEGEGEVRGSSAGLGGRGEGAGAEERPRDKPPHSIHHRNGTSIRYANQTQATDSSCILTPPNTPLYPEHTYIHSNTQSNPVHYPEHASQEHTHTHSHTKSNGCMRSTPEHKKINGFISNGIEGPLSGCGFPFPVPVSHLGPNSDDICSVFVVDLDKGPYGLGMGLIDGLHTPLNSPGIYIRTLIPDGPAAADGRLCIGDRILAVNGTSLIGADYQSAVDLIRLGGGRLRFLVAKSDLEVSEKISASSC; from the exons ATGTTCTACGGTTCCTCATCTGCCAGCATGTCTCTGCCATCCAAGAACCGCCTGAAGCGCCAGAGTCGCACTTTTACGCAGGTTCTGTACCGGACACTGAGTTATCGGGATCGTCGCTCTGTGACCGACCTACCTGAGCAGGTACGGGACGATCCAGCTGAGCTTTCCACCCAGTCATCTGCACCAGGTGTGCTGAAGATATTTGGTGATGAAATCAGCGCTGGCGCTAACTACAAAAGCGTCCTTGCCACACCTCGTTCCAGCGCCCAAGAGTTGATCAAAGAGGCGCTTGAGCGCTACTCTCTAAACAAGGCCTCGGCCTGTAGCTATGTGTTATGTGACGTGATTGGACGGTTCGAGGGCCCAGAGCGACGGTGGCGGACTGAATGTCTTCGGGCGCTCGGGAACAACGAAAAGCCCCTCCTCTTGCAGGACCTCTGGAAGCCAAAGGAGGGTTACTCTCGTCGCTTTGAGCTCAGACGAAGAGCTGAGGTCGAGGAACTGGCAGCAAAAGAGAAGGACACAGTCACTGCAG GGACCCACACAAACTCCCCTGTGCTATCTTCAACCTTGAGTAGAAGCGGGCATGGTAGATGCCATCGGAGCTCCCCCCGGGGCTGGCGTTTGATACAGCCCTGTACAACTATTGTAAAAG ATATCAATGCTCAAGCGAGGAAGCTACAAAGAAACCGTGCTAAAGGAACAATGACACTCCAGCATGGCTCCTCATTTTGCCGCAGCCTCAGTGAAACCAGCCTTAACTTGGTGGGACTGCCTGGTGAGGAACCTAAGAGGTACTACTCCACCCTCCCAGGGCCAATCAGAACACGCTCCACACGGGACGCTGAGATCCGTAAAGATGGTGGAGGAGTTAAACACTCTCTCTACCAATCTCCACACTTGCTGCTCCTTCAAGGGTACAACCAACAG GATTGCCTGGTTTACCTGTTGAATCGAGAGCAACACACAGTTGGTCAGGAAACAGCATCAGCACGGCCAAATATCTGCCTGTCATCTCCGGATGTGCTTCCACTTCACTGCCGAATACGTCGTGCTGTGCAACGGCGTTCTTCCTCGGACCAGCGGTTACTCCTGGAACCTGTCGCCCATGGCAATGTTCTGGTTAACTTCATGCGTATTGAGCGGCCCACTCCACTACGTCATGGGGATTTGCTGTCCTTTGGTGCTCATTACATCTTCCTGTACAAAGACCCGCTGAGTGCGAAACCTCTTCCTGCCCAGACTCTCACTCGACTCCGGGCGCTGGCCCGACTCTGCGACAGCGAGTCGGGGGGTGTGCCTGAGAAAGGAGAGGCATGTCGTATGTGTGGAGCTGTATTACATGAACCAGTGGCGTCTCGGCGCAGCTCTAAGGCTCCGGCGCGAGGTGCACAGAAACGAAAGCTTGCATTGGAATTTGAGCGGGCTCACGAGGACGCGCTGGTGAACCGGGTGCTGACACTTATTGAGCCGAGCGGGGATGACCACAAGCTGACACCAGCATATTTGCTTTGTCTATGCATCAAGCACTCAGCTAATACATTTCCACCTGGCAGCTTCGGTAAACTACTGCTGAAAATTGCCAAGAGGATTCAGACCATAGCATGG GAGAAGACAAAGGAGTTGGCACAGAAGCAAGCTCAGCA TCAAGATCCTGCCTCCCTGTCTCTGCTCAGCATCTCAGACCTAGTACCTGATCTCCAGTTCATTTTCTTCTGGATGTCCAATGCCATCgaaatactgtattttatccAGCAGAAGTCTCCTGCGTACATGCAGACTATTGAGCTGATGGACGATAAAG CAGGATCTAAAGAATCTCTCCTCTCAGCAACAATATCAGCAAACGAAGAGGCGATGACCATACTAGAGGAAGTGATCATGTACACCTTTCAGCAGTGTGTCTACTACATCACTAAG ACTTTGTACGTTGTGATGCCAGGCCTGTTGGACTGTAACCCGTTTGGGACGGAGTCTTCATCAGAGCAGTGCCGGCGCGCtgctggagtgtgtgtgtgtgctgtgtgtgtgatgcCAGAGGCGGTTCGCAGGGTGGTGAGTGTGTTTCAGACTACATCAGACCTGCTGCAACAGTACCAGGTTCATTCAGAGATTCAGAGTCAAATGTTCGCCTACCTCTTCTTCTTCACCAATGTCTCACTCTTCAATCAACTCATCGATAAAG GCCCCGCACGCGGCTGGTTTCAGCGTTCTCGGGTCCTGCAGATCCAGGCTAGTGTGAAGATGCTGATGGACTGGGCTAAAGGGGCGGGGCATAATCATCTCGCACAGAAATTCTTTGCCAAGTTCTGTAGTGCAGTGAGCATCCTGGCCACGCCCCCACAACAGCTTTCACAGGTAACGCCG ATCAGTTGGAAATCTTTGTGTGCCGAGCATCCGTCCCTGAAGCCTGTCCAGCTACACAGAATCCTCACACAGTACCAGCTCATGGCTGAGCTCGGCCCTTTACCAATCTGGCAACCCAGCAGTGAAGATGAGGCCTATATCTACAGAACAG TTGATCTACTGGAGAGTTTTGAGAACCACCCTCCTATTGTGCTGCCGAGTGCTGGATTTAAGGTGGACCTGGAGAGTGATTGTGTGGAGGACAGTATATACCGCCAGCTGCTTTACGTTCGTCACTTCCTGTGGGGCCTTCGCACCAAGACCCATCCTTCTAATGGCTGCTCAGACCGGCAGGAAGCTCag CGTGAGCCTCCTCAGCCTCACTCCAATTCACATCCAGCACCTCCTCTGCGTGGGGAGGGAGAAGGGGAGGTGCGGGGCTCCTCCGCGGGGCTCGGAGGAAGGGGAGAGGGAGCGGGAGCTGAGGAACGACCCCGAGACAAACCACCACACAGCATTCACCACAGAAACGGGACCAGCATCCGTTACGCCAACCAAACCCAAGCGACAGACTCTTCCTGTATACTGACTCCACCAAACACGCCCCTCTATCCGGAACACACGTATATACACTCCAACACACAGTCCAATCCAGTCCACTACCCTGAGCATGCTTCACAagagcacacacatacacactctcacacaaagTCCAATGGTTGCATGCGTTCAACTCCAGAGCACAAGAAAATCAATGGCTTCATCAGCAATGGCATTGAAG GCCCTTTGAGTGGTTGTGGTTTTCCTTTCCCTGTCCCTGTCTCTCATCTGGGCCCAAACTCTGATGATATCTGTTCCGTCTTTGTAGTGGATCTGGATAAAGGACCATACGGCCTGGGAATGGGACTTATCGATGGACTT CACACCCCTCTGAACTCTCCTGGAATCTACATCAGGACACTGATTCCAGATGGACCGGCTGCTGCAGATGGGCGACTTTGCATTGGTGACAGAATcctggcagtgaatgggaccagtCTCATTGGAGCAGACTATCAGAG TGCTGTGGATTTGATTCGTCTGGGTGGAGGACGGCTCCGGTTTCTTGTCGCCAAATCAGATCTTGAAGTATCAGAGAAGATCAGTGCCTCTTCCTGCTGA